A single genomic interval of Bacteroidota bacterium harbors:
- a CDS encoding polyamine aminopropyltransferase, which translates to MARLLLLSVLLVSTCGLVYELLSATLASYLLGDSITQFSLVIGVYLFSMGVGSFLSRYVRQQLLETFIRIELLVGLIGGFSATLLFVFFHLATGFQFLLFSLLFLTGLLVGLEIPLMMRILKDRFPFSSLVSHIFTFDYIGALLASILFPLLLVPQLGLLRTGLLFGLLNALVALYTIHYFRHQLRGMRGHYVQASLVLLLLGLGFAGAGHIQDAAEAGAYDDRVLMARTTRYQRMVLTQNTHSTRLFLNGNLQFDSADEYRYHESLVHPAMVSVDHPRRVLILGGGDGLAVREVLRHASVDSITLVELDPEMTRLFGQDPRLSQLNRQALRDPRVQVINADAFRWVQQPHTPYEVILIDFPDPTNFSIAKLYTRHFYQQLHRLLAPGGVFVVQSTSPYFAPRAFWCVARTIAAAGFCTLPYHAYVPSFGEWGYVLAARQPPRPGPMPPNLRYLNDATFASMTQFAPDMAARPVEVNRLSTQVLVQYFEDEWNHYVD; encoded by the coding sequence ATGGCAAGACTTCTGCTACTCTCGGTGCTACTAGTTAGCACCTGTGGGCTGGTGTACGAGCTGCTGAGCGCTACGCTGGCCAGCTACCTGCTGGGCGATAGCATCACGCAGTTTTCGCTGGTCATTGGGGTCTACCTCTTCAGCATGGGGGTGGGCAGTTTTCTATCGCGCTACGTGCGGCAGCAGCTGCTGGAAACCTTTATCCGTATCGAGCTGCTGGTGGGCCTCATCGGGGGCTTTAGTGCCACCCTGCTGTTTGTTTTTTTTCACCTGGCTACGGGCTTTCAGTTCCTGCTGTTTAGCCTGCTCTTCCTCACTGGCCTGCTGGTGGGGCTAGAGATCCCCCTGATGATGCGGATCCTGAAGGATCGTTTCCCCTTTAGCAGTCTGGTTTCGCACATCTTCACCTTCGACTACATTGGGGCGCTGCTGGCCAGCATCCTCTTCCCGCTGCTGCTGGTGCCGCAGCTAGGGCTACTGCGCACGGGCTTGCTGTTTGGCCTGCTGAATGCGCTGGTAGCGCTCTACACCATCCACTACTTTCGCCATCAGCTGCGGGGCATGCGGGGGCACTATGTGCAGGCCAGCCTGGTGCTGCTACTACTGGGGCTAGGCTTTGCAGGGGCAGGCCACATCCAGGATGCAGCCGAGGCCGGTGCCTATGACGACCGAGTGCTGATGGCCCGCACTACCCGCTACCAGCGCATGGTACTCACGCAGAATACGCACAGCACCCGTCTTTTCCTGAACGGCAACCTGCAGTTTGACAGTGCCGATGAGTACCGCTACCACGAAAGCCTGGTGCACCCGGCAATGGTAAGTGTAGACCATCCCCGGCGGGTGCTGATACTGGGCGGCGGAGATGGACTGGCCGTGCGCGAGGTGCTGCGCCACGCCAGTGTAGACAGCATAACGCTGGTAGAGCTGGACCCCGAGATGACACGCCTGTTTGGCCAAGACCCCAGGCTAAGCCAGCTGAACCGACAGGCACTGCGCGACCCCCGGGTACAGGTGATAAACGCCGATGCCTTCCGGTGGGTGCAGCAGCCCCATACGCCCTATGAGGTGATCCTGATCGACTTTCCGGATCCCACCAACTTCTCTATTGCCAAGCTGTATACCCGGCACTTCTACCAGCAGCTACACCGCCTGCTTGCCCCCGGGGGTGTGTTTGTGGTGCAGAGCACCAGCCCCTACTTTGCGCCCCGTGCCTTCTGGTGTGTAGCGCGCACCATTGCGGCAGCAGGCTTTTGTACCCTGCCCTACCATGCCTACGTGCCCTCCTTTGGCGAATGGGGGTACGTGCTGGCAGCCCGCCAGCCGCCCCGTCCTGGCCCTATGCCGCCCAACCTGCGCTACCTGAATGATGCCACCTTTGCCAGCATGACGCAGTTTGCACCCGACATGGCGGCCCGCCCGGTGGAGGTAAACCGGCTGAGCACCCAGGTGCTGGTGCAGTACTTTGAGGATGAGTGGAACCACTATGTGGACTAG
- a CDS encoding DUF350 domain-containing protein codes for MVHWEYLLNALVFSIGGLVLLGLAFFILEILTPENLWKEITEKRNTAVAILIGFFFLGIAHIIASAVHG; via the coding sequence ATGGTTCACTGGGAATATTTATTGAACGCGCTCGTCTTCTCCATCGGGGGGCTGGTGCTGCTGGGTCTGGCATTCTTTATCCTGGAGATACTCACGCCCGAAAACCTGTGGAAAGAGATAACCGAAAAGCGAAACACGGCGGTGGCCATCCTTATCGGTTTCTTTTTTCTGGGCATAGCCCATATTATTGCCTCGGCCGTACACGGCTAG